A window from Erythrobacter sp. YJ-T3-07 encodes these proteins:
- the lepB gene encoding signal peptidase I yields the protein MDEKGEAGEPHRDADDARGRDRASGGGIVNLLQFVLLAVILALALRTFAFSLFTIPSESMMPGLLPGDTIAAKKWPYGYSSNSLPFDLPLIPGRWFAHQPQRGDVVIFKHPVDGSDYVKRVIGLPGDEVELRNGYVVLNGQILSQSATDDAIIPVSPDAPCGWGGREEARPAGGADCRYRRNREYLPSGVSYEVFDFGPTPQDNWGPRTVPAGSLFLLGDNRDNSMDSRFPALPGGGVGFVRQDLLIGQPGAVLWSTDGSARWADPGSWLSSLRSNRTAQAL from the coding sequence ATGGATGAAAAGGGCGAAGCAGGCGAGCCGCACCGGGATGCGGACGACGCGCGCGGGCGTGATCGCGCGTCTGGTGGCGGCATCGTCAACCTGCTGCAATTCGTGCTGCTGGCCGTGATCCTGGCGCTCGCGCTGCGCACCTTCGCCTTTTCGCTGTTCACGATTCCCAGCGAGAGCATGATGCCCGGCTTGCTGCCCGGCGACACGATCGCGGCGAAGAAATGGCCCTACGGCTATTCGAGCAACTCGCTGCCCTTCGACCTTCCGCTGATCCCCGGGCGCTGGTTCGCACATCAGCCGCAGCGCGGCGATGTGGTGATCTTCAAGCATCCGGTCGACGGAAGCGATTACGTCAAGCGGGTGATCGGCCTGCCGGGCGACGAGGTGGAGCTGCGTAATGGCTACGTGGTCCTCAACGGCCAGATCCTGAGCCAGTCGGCAACCGATGATGCGATCATCCCGGTCAGCCCCGATGCGCCATGCGGCTGGGGCGGACGCGAGGAGGCGAGGCCTGCCGGCGGCGCGGACTGCCGCTATCGCCGCAACCGCGAATATCTGCCCTCTGGCGTGAGTTACGAGGTGTTCGATTTCGGCCCCACTCCGCAGGACAACTGGGGCCCGCGCACCGTACCAGCGGGATCGCTGTTCCTGCTGGGTGACAACCGCGACAATTCGATGGACAGCCGCTTCCCCGCCCTGCCCGGCGGGGGTGTCGGCTTCGTCAGGCAGGATCTGCTGATCGGCCAGCCCGGCGCGGTACTGTGGTCGACCGACGGCAGCGCGCGGTGGGCCGATCCGGGCAGCTGGCTGTCCAGCCTGCGAAGCAACAGGACCGCGCAAGCCCTATGA
- a CDS encoding CDP-alcohol phosphatidyltransferase family protein: MEPENNGLPADAQPIERVQQNMLARGERWLLNRLCARMPRWVTPDMLTFTGMVGALAIFAGYAASNLGDGWLWLSIAGYVVHWFGDSLDGSLARFRRIERPRYGYFLDHSCDGLATTLVVLGLGASAYVQLEVALVALAGYLLMSIHAFLSVRVMGELRLSYLKAGPTELRLILIGLTLAMIVLGPTPLIGVFTGFDMFVGAVGVLLIGLFAAQTASTARKLALEEPPVRYPR, encoded by the coding sequence ATGGAACCAGAGAATAACGGACTTCCCGCAGACGCGCAGCCGATCGAGCGCGTGCAGCAAAACATGCTCGCGCGCGGGGAGCGGTGGCTGCTCAATCGCCTGTGCGCCCGCATGCCCCGGTGGGTCACACCGGACATGCTGACCTTCACCGGAATGGTCGGCGCACTGGCCATTTTTGCTGGATATGCGGCGAGCAATCTTGGCGATGGCTGGCTCTGGCTGTCCATCGCCGGATACGTGGTCCACTGGTTCGGCGACTCGCTGGACGGAAGTCTGGCGCGCTTTCGCCGGATCGAGCGGCCACGTTACGGCTATTTCCTCGACCATAGCTGCGACGGGCTGGCGACCACGCTGGTCGTGCTGGGGCTCGGTGCCTCGGCCTATGTCCAGTTGGAGGTCGCGCTGGTGGCACTGGCGGGATATCTGCTGATGTCGATCCACGCTTTCCTCTCGGTCAGGGTGATGGGCGAATTGCGCCTGTCCTACCTCAAGGCCGGGCCGACCGAGCTGCGGCTGATCCTGATCGGGTTGACGCTTGCCATGATCGTGCTGGGGCCGACCCCGCTGATCGGCGTGTTCACGGGTTTCGACATGTTCGTGGGGGCCGTGGGCGTGCTGCTGATCGGCCTGTTTGCGGCACAGACCGCCTCCACCGCGCGCAAGCTCGCGCTGGAAGAACCGCCGGTTCGATACCCGCGCTAG
- the pgi gene encoding glucose-6-phosphate isomerase: MSDSRTAAWQRIEALPQESLGDLFAGDDARVDRLSGRIGWGEGEDAAGIRFDWSKTHLTDDLLAGFEALAEASDFTGKRAALFAGDAMNVTEGRAAEHTAQRGFGSEASVEEAQALLARMQMLVEAIREGALGQIEHLIHIGIGGSALGPALAINALTRDLSYVDCHVVSNIDGVALEAAFEACDPATTMIAVASKTFTTIETMTNADSALTWLRENGVTDPHGRVVALTANPEAAVEWGVDETRVLPFMESVGGRYSLWSSIGFPVALAAGLDEFAAMLDGAAAVDEHFANTDGRDNLCLRAAFADQYYARVRGCQTRAVFAYDERLALFPSYLQQLEMESNGKRVTSQGEPVDGPTAPITWGGVGTDAQHAVFQLLHQGTHMVPVDFIASIAPGDALNPAHHRILLTNCFAQGAALMAGGNMSADGKDPAREFPGNRPSATILCDDLDAATLGALIAFHEHRTFANAVLMGINPFDQFGVELGKKMAKDIDGGAAEFDASTKALLEASGLG; the protein is encoded by the coding sequence ATGAGCGATAGCAGGACAGCAGCGTGGCAGCGGATCGAGGCATTGCCGCAGGAAAGCCTGGGCGATCTGTTCGCCGGTGACGATGCGCGGGTCGATCGCCTGTCCGGCCGGATCGGCTGGGGCGAGGGCGAAGACGCGGCGGGCATCCGCTTCGACTGGTCCAAGACGCACCTGACCGACGATCTGCTCGCCGGGTTCGAGGCGCTGGCCGAAGCAAGCGACTTCACCGGCAAGCGCGCCGCGCTGTTCGCGGGCGATGCGATGAACGTCACCGAAGGCCGCGCCGCCGAACATACCGCACAGCGCGGCTTCGGCAGCGAGGCGAGCGTGGAGGAGGCGCAGGCGCTGCTCGCGCGGATGCAAATGCTGGTCGAGGCGATCCGCGAAGGTGCGCTGGGCCAGATCGAACACCTGATCCATATCGGCATTGGCGGCTCCGCGCTCGGCCCCGCGCTGGCGATCAATGCGCTGACCCGCGACCTGTCCTATGTCGATTGCCACGTGGTCTCGAATATCGACGGGGTGGCGCTGGAGGCCGCGTTCGAGGCGTGCGACCCGGCGACGACCATGATCGCGGTCGCCAGCAAGACCTTCACCACGATCGAGACGATGACCAATGCCGACAGTGCGCTCACCTGGCTGCGCGAGAACGGCGTCACCGATCCGCACGGGCGGGTGGTCGCGCTGACCGCCAATCCCGAAGCTGCGGTCGAGTGGGGCGTCGACGAAACGCGCGTGCTGCCCTTCATGGAAAGCGTCGGCGGGCGTTATTCGCTGTGGTCGAGCATCGGCTTCCCCGTCGCGCTGGCCGCGGGGCTGGACGAGTTTGCCGCAATGCTGGATGGCGCGGCGGCGGTCGATGAGCATTTCGCCAATACCGACGGGCGCGACAACCTGTGCCTGCGTGCGGCGTTTGCGGACCAGTACTATGCGCGCGTGCGCGGCTGCCAGACCCGCGCGGTGTTCGCCTATGACGAGCGGCTGGCGCTGTTCCCCAGCTATCTCCAGCAGCTGGAGATGGAGAGCAACGGCAAGCGCGTGACCTCGCAAGGCGAGCCTGTCGACGGGCCCACGGCGCCGATCACATGGGGCGGGGTGGGCACCGACGCGCAGCACGCGGTGTTCCAGCTGCTGCATCAGGGCACGCACATGGTCCCGGTCGACTTCATCGCCAGCATCGCGCCGGGAGACGCGCTCAACCCCGCGCATCACCGAATCCTGCTGACCAACTGCTTCGCACAAGGCGCGGCGCTGATGGCGGGTGGCAATATGAGCGCCGACGGGAAAGACCCCGCGCGCGAGTTCCCCGGCAACCGCCCCAGCGCCACCATCCTGTGCGACGATCTGGACGCGGCGACGCTCGGCGCCCTCATCGCCTTCCACGAACACCGCACTTTTGCGAATGCGGTGCTGATGGGCATCAACCCCTTCGACCAGTTCGGCGTCGAGCTGGGCAAGAAGATGGCCAAGGATATCGACGGCGGCGCGGCAGAGTTCGACGCGAGCACGAAGGCGCTGCTGGAGGCGAGTGGGTTGGGGTGA
- the rnc gene encoding ribonuclease III, with translation MTDWKETKAWLVANGFAARDEALWTEALTHGSLGEGRDYQRLEFLGDRVLGLAIAEWLFENQGSASEGTLAQRLNALVSKGACAKVARSIGVPDHLRLGRQAREDGGAESSNILGDVMESLLGAQLREDGFESARALVRALWRDAVEGDAGRAKHPKSALQEWAAGNRRRPPEYALIDRSGPDHAARFTVRVSVKNVGDAEATANSKQEAETAAAKAFMEQYG, from the coding sequence ATGACTGACTGGAAAGAGACGAAAGCATGGCTGGTCGCGAACGGTTTTGCCGCGCGCGACGAGGCCCTGTGGACCGAGGCACTGACCCACGGCAGCCTGGGCGAAGGGCGCGATTACCAGCGACTGGAATTTCTCGGCGACCGGGTGCTCGGCCTCGCGATCGCGGAGTGGCTGTTCGAAAATCAGGGCAGCGCAAGCGAAGGCACGCTGGCGCAGCGGCTGAACGCGCTGGTCAGCAAGGGTGCCTGCGCAAAGGTCGCCCGCAGCATCGGCGTGCCCGACCACCTGCGGCTGGGCCGGCAGGCGCGCGAAGATGGTGGAGCGGAAAGCAGCAATATCCTCGGCGATGTGATGGAATCGCTACTCGGCGCGCAACTGCGCGAGGACGGTTTCGAGAGTGCACGGGCGCTGGTGCGTGCGCTGTGGCGCGACGCGGTCGAAGGCGATGCGGGCCGGGCCAAGCATCCCAAGTCCGCGCTGCAGGAATGGGCTGCGGGCAATCGCCGACGCCCTCCCGAATACGCGCTGATCGACCGCTCCGGCCCCGATCACGCGGCGCGCTTTACCGTGCGCGTCTCAGTGAAGAATGTCGGCGATGCGGAAGCCACCGCCAACAGCAAGCAGGAAGCCGAGACGGCGGCGGCAAAAGCGTTTATGGAGCAGTATGGCTGA
- a CDS encoding endonuclease domain-containing protein: MSLPEVLLWQELRKQSEVKFRRQHPLGPYVLDFYCAAAKLCMEVDGIAHDMGSAPKRDATRDEWLREKGVTVLRIAATEVLRSPQEVAEAVIRSCLR, encoded by the coding sequence ATGTCGCTGCCCGAAGTGCTTCTCTGGCAGGAATTGCGCAAGCAGTCGGAGGTCAAGTTCCGCCGCCAGCACCCTCTCGGGCCCTACGTGCTCGATTTCTACTGTGCCGCTGCGAAACTGTGCATGGAGGTCGACGGGATCGCGCACGATATGGGAAGTGCCCCGAAGCGCGATGCGACCCGCGACGAATGGTTGCGCGAGAAGGGTGTCACGGTGCTGCGGATCGCGGCCACCGAAGTCCTGCGATCTCCGCAAGAGGTCGCGGAAGCCGTGATACGTTCCTGCCTTCGCTAG
- the era gene encoding GTPase Era, whose translation MTDTSTKCGVVAVLGAPNAGKSTLVNALVGQKVAIVSAKAQTTRARMLGIALHENDDANTQMILVDTPGIFAPKRRLDRAMVSAAWEGAESADAVLLLVDPIKQRRHELEPLIEQLAQRPEKKILVLNKVDIAKKEPLLALAQELSAKVDFAEIYFISALTGDGVFELKDALAGEMPEGEWMYPEDQVSDASERLLATEITREQLYRQLHEELPYDSMVRPEKYVERKDGSVEIHQQIIVARDNQRMIVLGKGGSKIKSIGQAAREELSELLGRKVHLFLHVKATENWADDKEMFEEMGLDWTK comes from the coding sequence ATGACTGATACATCTACCAAATGCGGCGTCGTCGCTGTGCTGGGCGCTCCGAATGCCGGCAAATCCACGCTGGTCAACGCGCTGGTCGGCCAGAAGGTCGCGATCGTCAGCGCCAAGGCGCAGACCACGCGCGCGCGGATGCTCGGCATCGCATTGCACGAGAACGACGACGCCAACACGCAGATGATCCTGGTCGACACGCCCGGCATCTTTGCGCCCAAACGGCGGCTCGACCGCGCGATGGTCAGCGCGGCATGGGAAGGCGCGGAAAGCGCGGATGCCGTGCTGCTGCTGGTCGACCCGATCAAGCAGCGCCGGCACGAGCTGGAGCCGCTGATCGAACAGCTTGCCCAGCGGCCCGAGAAGAAGATTCTCGTCCTCAACAAGGTCGACATCGCCAAGAAGGAGCCCCTGCTGGCGCTGGCGCAGGAGCTTTCGGCCAAGGTCGACTTCGCGGAGATCTATTTCATCTCCGCACTGACCGGCGACGGGGTGTTCGAGCTGAAAGACGCGCTCGCCGGCGAGATGCCCGAAGGCGAGTGGATGTACCCGGAAGACCAGGTCTCCGACGCCTCCGAACGCCTGCTCGCGACCGAGATCACCCGCGAGCAGCTCTATCGCCAGCTGCACGAGGAACTGCCCTACGACTCCATGGTGCGGCCCGAGAAGTATGTCGAACGCAAGGACGGCAGCGTCGAGATCCACCAGCAGATCATCGTCGCGCGCGACAACCAGCGGATGATCGTGCTCGGCAAGGGTGGCAGCAAGATCAAGTCGATCGGCCAGGCGGCGCGCGAGGAGCTGAGCGAGCTGCTGGGCCGCAAGGTCCACCTCTTCCTGCACGTCAAGGCGACCGAGAACTGGGCCGACGACAAGGAAATGTTCGAGGAAATGGGGCTCGACTGGACCAAGTGA
- a CDS encoding TspO/MBR family protein has product MTFPIIFSVVWALVLTIGGGLLTSIGEWYRALNKPSFQPPDWLFGPAWTVILVLAAWAFVLSWNGAPEGDRPLLIGLYLANGLFHFLWSPLFFTAKRPDWALIEVPFLWLSVLALTIFLREWSVAASWMIVPYLVWVSFASILNWTIVKLNGPFGGKAAA; this is encoded by the coding sequence ATGACCTTCCCGATCATCTTCTCTGTCGTTTGGGCGCTGGTCCTCACCATCGGCGGTGGCCTGCTGACGAGTATCGGCGAATGGTACCGCGCCCTGAACAAGCCCAGCTTTCAGCCGCCCGACTGGCTGTTCGGCCCGGCGTGGACGGTGATCCTCGTGCTGGCCGCATGGGCTTTCGTGCTGAGCTGGAACGGCGCGCCCGAGGGGGATCGCCCGCTGCTGATCGGGCTCTACTTGGCCAACGGGCTGTTCCATTTCCTGTGGTCGCCGCTGTTCTTCACCGCCAAGCGGCCCGACTGGGCGCTGATCGAGGTGCCGTTCCTGTGGCTCTCCGTCCTCGCGCTGACCATTTTCCTGCGCGAATGGTCGGTCGCAGCGAGCTGGATGATTGTGCCCTATCTGGTGTGGGTCAGCTTTGCGAGCATCCTCAATTGGACAATCGTGAAGCTCAATGGGCCCTTCGGTGGCAAGGCCGCAGCCTAG
- the topA gene encoding type I DNA topoisomerase — protein MQLVIVESPAKAKTIEKYLGKDFKVLASYGHIRDLPPKDGSVRPDEDFAMDWEIYSDQRKRAQVKAIADAAKNADRLVLATDPDREGEAISWHVLDMLKKRKSLPTNVDRVTFNAITKGAVTEAMKKPRALDQDLIDAYLARRALDYLFGFTLSPVLWRKLPGAKSAGRVQSVALRIIVDREREIEAFKAEEYWSIIANFEQDGTPFTARLVTLDGKKLDKMTLGDEGSAMAAKQAVEDGRFTVEGIETKPVKRNPAPPFTTSTLQQEAARKLGFSASHTMRCAQSLYEAGAITYMRTDGVQMDQSAIDACRDAITDRYSAEYRPEQPRYYKTKAKNAQEAHEAIRPTDFRKDKVGSGDEARLYDLIFKRALASQMATAQLERTTVTLTEGSGQHSLRATGQVVKFPGFLAVYQESFDDKDDEDGGLLPHMREGDAPARKSVEANQHFTQPPPRYSEASLVKQLEELGIGRPSTYASTIQTLRDREYVRIEKNRFFAEESGRLLTAFLERFFPTYVAYDFTAGMEEELDDVSGGRAEWKAILEAFWKDFKPKSDEVMEQKPSDITAVLDTFLSDYLFPERADGKDPRFCPLCDQEGRAGGRLHLRGGRFGAFVACENYPECKFTRRFAQPGADGDEVAEDAVLGNDPETGLPVERKTGRFGPYLQLGEGKEAKRASIPKDVPELDLEMALKLLSLPRIVGQHPETGQDIEASIGRYGPYLRHDGKYAKLTTTADVFETGMNAAVTMLAEAAQKGGRGRAKAEPIKVLGKHPTSEAEMKVMPGRYGPYVTDGTTNATIPKDVKPEDVTEEQAIELINARAAKGPAKKKKAAPKKTAAKKKAPAKKAAAKKPAAKKAPAKKASAKDE, from the coding sequence ATGCAACTGGTCATCGTCGAATCGCCCGCAAAGGCGAAAACCATCGAGAAATACCTCGGCAAGGACTTCAAGGTTCTCGCCTCCTACGGTCACATCCGCGACCTGCCGCCCAAGGATGGCAGCGTGCGGCCGGACGAGGATTTCGCGATGGACTGGGAGATCTATTCCGACCAGCGCAAGCGTGCGCAGGTCAAGGCGATCGCCGATGCTGCCAAGAACGCCGACCGCCTCGTTCTCGCAACCGACCCTGACCGCGAAGGGGAAGCGATCAGCTGGCACGTGCTGGACATGCTCAAGAAGCGTAAAAGCCTCCCGACCAATGTCGACCGGGTGACCTTCAACGCGATCACCAAGGGCGCGGTGACCGAGGCGATGAAGAAGCCGCGCGCGCTCGACCAGGACCTGATCGACGCCTATCTGGCGCGCCGCGCACTCGACTACCTGTTCGGCTTCACGCTTTCGCCGGTGCTGTGGCGCAAGCTGCCCGGCGCCAAGTCCGCTGGCCGCGTTCAGTCGGTCGCCCTGCGCATCATCGTCGACCGCGAGCGCGAGATCGAGGCCTTCAAGGCCGAGGAATACTGGTCGATCATCGCCAATTTCGAGCAGGACGGCACGCCTTTCACCGCACGGCTGGTGACGCTCGACGGCAAGAAGCTCGACAAGATGACGCTCGGCGACGAGGGCAGCGCGATGGCCGCCAAGCAGGCGGTCGAGGACGGGCGCTTCACGGTCGAGGGCATCGAGACCAAGCCGGTCAAGCGCAACCCCGCGCCGCCGTTCACCACCTCGACCCTGCAGCAGGAGGCGGCGCGCAAGCTCGGCTTCTCCGCCAGCCACACCATGCGGTGTGCGCAGTCGCTCTACGAAGCGGGCGCGATCACCTACATGCGTACCGACGGCGTGCAGATGGACCAGAGCGCCATCGACGCCTGCCGCGATGCGATCACCGATCGTTACTCCGCCGAGTATCGCCCGGAACAACCGCGCTATTACAAGACCAAGGCGAAGAATGCTCAGGAAGCGCACGAAGCGATCCGGCCGACCGATTTCCGCAAGGACAAGGTAGGCTCGGGTGACGAGGCGCGCCTTTACGACCTGATCTTCAAGCGTGCACTGGCGAGCCAGATGGCGACCGCGCAGCTCGAACGGACCACGGTCACGCTGACCGAAGGCAGCGGGCAGCACTCGCTTCGCGCGACCGGCCAGGTGGTGAAGTTCCCCGGCTTCCTCGCGGTCTATCAGGAAAGCTTCGACGACAAGGATGACGAGGACGGCGGCCTGCTGCCGCACATGCGCGAAGGCGATGCGCCTGCGCGCAAGTCGGTCGAGGCGAACCAGCACTTCACCCAGCCGCCGCCGCGCTATTCCGAAGCCTCGCTGGTCAAGCAGCTGGAGGAGCTGGGCATCGGGCGCCCGTCGACCTACGCCTCCACCATCCAGACGCTGCGCGACCGCGAATATGTGCGGATCGAGAAGAACCGCTTCTTCGCCGAGGAATCGGGCCGGTTGCTGACCGCCTTCCTCGAACGTTTCTTCCCCACCTATGTCGCCTACGACTTCACGGCGGGGATGGAGGAAGAGCTCGACGACGTCTCCGGCGGGCGCGCCGAGTGGAAGGCGATCCTCGAGGCGTTCTGGAAGGACTTCAAGCCCAAGTCCGACGAGGTGATGGAGCAGAAGCCGTCGGACATCACGGCGGTGCTCGACACCTTCCTTTCCGACTACCTCTTCCCCGAACGCGCCGACGGCAAGGACCCGCGCTTCTGCCCGCTGTGCGACCAGGAAGGGCGCGCCGGTGGCCGCCTGCACCTGCGTGGTGGGCGCTTCGGTGCGTTTGTGGCGTGTGAAAACTATCCCGAGTGCAAGTTCACCCGCCGCTTCGCGCAGCCGGGTGCCGATGGCGACGAGGTGGCCGAGGATGCGGTGCTGGGCAACGACCCGGAAACCGGCCTGCCGGTCGAGCGCAAGACGGGCCGCTTCGGGCCGTACCTGCAACTGGGCGAGGGCAAGGAGGCCAAGCGCGCGAGCATTCCCAAGGACGTGCCCGAGCTCGATCTGGAGATGGCGCTCAAACTGCTCTCGCTCCCGCGCATCGTCGGTCAGCACCCGGAGACCGGTCAGGATATCGAAGCGAGTATAGGGCGTTACGGCCCGTATCTGCGGCACGATGGCAAGTACGCCAAGCTCACCACCACCGCTGACGTGTTCGAAACGGGCATGAACGCCGCCGTCACCATGCTCGCCGAAGCGGCGCAGAAGGGTGGCCGCGGGCGCGCCAAGGCGGAGCCGATCAAGGTGCTGGGCAAGCACCCGACCTCCGAGGCCGAGATGAAGGTGATGCCCGGCCGCTACGGCCCCTACGTCACCGACGGCACGACCAACGCGACCATCCCCAAGGATGTGAAGCCCGAGGATGTGACCGAGGAGCAGGCGATCGAACTGATCAACGCCCGCGCCGCCAAGGGACCGGCGAAGAAGAAAAAGGCAGCGCCCAAAAAGACGGCGGCGAAAAAGAAAGCTCCGGCCAAGAAAGCCGCTGCGAAAAAGCCTGCGGCGAAGAAAGCCCCTGCGAAGAAGGCTTCTGCGAAGGACGAGTGA
- a CDS encoding DUF2026 family protein, which translates to MPKRFLIKLAEFNRIYQCVHGTIANETRAEKSCVFFAIAGSFLLNKYLKLGARPVAGGFVLRPTAEDSVIGYAKNVDGAWGWGDDAFHMWVETETHILDFMSPIYREAFAEGNPDVVIPRKMFQMKKTQEAQSPNELPNQGDFFTFPDPDMSEELTEHFLNSPTNTDLLEIVDHWFCSNRRKQSDSFRMMSNDGVVHALTLPQSVAIGSW; encoded by the coding sequence ATGCCGAAGCGCTTCTTGATCAAGCTTGCGGAGTTCAACAGAATCTATCAGTGTGTTCATGGCACGATTGCTAATGAGACACGAGCGGAAAAGAGCTGCGTTTTCTTCGCTATTGCCGGCTCTTTCTTGCTCAACAAATATCTCAAGCTCGGAGCACGTCCAGTTGCCGGTGGGTTCGTGTTGCGGCCGACCGCGGAAGACAGTGTTATTGGTTACGCAAAGAATGTGGATGGCGCTTGGGGTTGGGGCGATGATGCCTTTCACATGTGGGTTGAGACTGAGACACACATCCTTGATTTTATGTCCCCTATTTATCGGGAGGCCTTTGCTGAAGGTAATCCTGACGTCGTTATCCCACGTAAGATGTTTCAGATGAAGAAGACCCAAGAGGCGCAGTCCCCTAACGAACTCCCAAACCAAGGTGACTTCTTCACGTTTCCAGATCCCGATATGAGTGAGGAACTGACCGAGCATTTTCTGAATAGTCCGACCAATACGGATTTGCTCGAAATCGTTGATCACTGGTTTTGCTCAAACAGAAGAAAACAGAGCGATTCCTTCAGGATGATGAGCAATGATGGGGTTGTTCATGCACTGACTCTCCCGCAGTCCGTGGCTATTGGTAGCTGGTGA
- a CDS encoding DEAD/DEAH box helicase, with translation MTKFTDLGLSQPVLQALDMKGYSEPTPIQAQAIPPVLEGRDLLGIAQTGTGKTAAFMLPSIDRLREAENQTPFKSCRMLVLAPTRELAGQIAQSAKDYGALAGLKVQSIVGGTSVNKDRNKLHRGTDILVATPGRLLDLIDQRAFTLDKVEILVLDEADQMLDLGFIHALRKINELTPKDRQTLFFSATMPKAIKELVSQYCRNPAQVSVTPESTTAERIEQFLFMVQQDEKQSLLELILSGRHEIPGKLERVLVFARTKHGCDRVVKKLAQVGIPANAIHGNKSQPQRERALDEFKRAKTPVLVATDVAARGIDIPGVSHVINYELPNVPEQYVHRIGRTARAGADGIAIAFCAEDERQYLKDIRKTTDAEFERLPLPENFRAVVEGVGPTKPAPKQQRGQRVTPRPIGDGARKPKAKHTARKGKPQGAGQGRGGPGGENRGGGQRRRNNRSGGARSGGQG, from the coding sequence ATGACCAAGTTTACCGATCTCGGGCTGTCGCAGCCCGTTCTCCAGGCCCTCGACATGAAGGGCTATTCCGAGCCGACGCCGATCCAGGCGCAGGCCATTCCTCCCGTGCTCGAAGGGCGCGACCTGCTCGGCATCGCGCAGACCGGCACCGGCAAGACCGCCGCGTTCATGCTGCCCAGCATCGATCGCCTGCGTGAGGCCGAAAACCAGACCCCGTTCAAGTCGTGCCGTATGCTGGTGCTTGCGCCGACGCGCGAACTGGCCGGGCAGATCGCCCAGAGCGCCAAGGATTACGGCGCGCTTGCGGGCCTCAAGGTGCAGTCGATCGTTGGCGGCACCTCGGTCAACAAGGACCGTAACAAGCTGCACCGCGGCACCGACATCCTCGTCGCGACGCCGGGCCGTTTGCTCGACCTGATCGACCAGCGCGCCTTCACCCTCGACAAGGTCGAGATCCTGGTGCTCGACGAAGCGGACCAGATGCTGGACCTCGGCTTCATCCACGCGCTGCGCAAGATCAACGAACTGACGCCCAAGGATCGCCAGACGCTGTTCTTCAGCGCGACCATGCCCAAGGCGATCAAGGAGCTGGTCAGCCAGTACTGCCGCAACCCGGCGCAGGTTTCGGTCACGCCGGAAAGCACCACGGCGGAGCGGATCGAGCAGTTCCTGTTCATGGTCCAGCAGGACGAGAAGCAGAGCCTGCTCGAACTGATCCTCTCGGGTCGCCATGAAATTCCCGGCAAGCTCGAACGCGTGCTCGTCTTCGCGCGGACCAAGCATGGCTGCGACCGTGTGGTGAAGAAGCTCGCGCAGGTCGGCATCCCCGCCAACGCGATCCACGGCAACAAGAGCCAGCCCCAGCGCGAACGCGCGCTCGACGAGTTCAAGCGGGCCAAGACCCCGGTTCTGGTGGCGACCGATGTCGCCGCGCGCGGCATCGATATTCCGGGCGTCAGCCACGTCATCAACTACGAGCTGCCCAACGTGCCTGAGCAATACGTTCACCGGATCGGCCGCACCGCACGTGCGGGTGCCGACGGTATCGCCATCGCCTTCTGCGCCGAGGACGAGCGCCAGTACCTCAAGGATATTCGCAAGACGACCGATGCCGAGTTCGAGCGTCTGCCGCTGCCGGAGAATTTCCGGGCGGTGGTGGAAGGCGTCGGCCCGACCAAGCCTGCACCCAAGCAGCAGCGCGGCCAGCGCGTGACGCCCCGTCCGATCGGCGACGGTGCGCGCAAGCCCAAGGCTAAGCATACCGCACGCAAGGGCAAGCCGCAGGGCGCCGGTCAGGGCCGTGGCGGCCCGGGTGGCGAGAACCGTGGTGGCGGCCAGCGTCGCCGCAACAACCGTTCGGGCGGAGCACGCTCGGGCGGCCAAGGCTAG